A genomic region of Arachis hypogaea cultivar Tifrunner chromosome 5, arahy.Tifrunner.gnm2.J5K5, whole genome shotgun sequence contains the following coding sequences:
- the LOC112804001 gene encoding uncharacterized protein: protein MGDKGDSSKKQPQQSHHPKQQQQQQQQQQISSSPKSLPQASAEEPISETRTIHHQQQQSPVVVVSGATPFISSSPLYVSSGASSSPFEQQQQQQFEALNVKRPRYSTGQWKLLPSPSSQQHQKQMAAMLPSESSPSPSANPPQPLQTYAAAAAAAAASSSSDTASSPSHSPMPLLSGGSGHEGSKPTSEGEQPPQQLHHQQLRKGKYVSPVWKPNEMLWLARAWKAQYQGGGSDGSSSRTEQQQELGGMSRGKTRADKDREVAEFLQRHGVSRDAKTAGTKWDNMLGEFRKVYEWERGGEREQVGKSYFRLSPYERKLHRLPASFDEEVFEELSQFMGSRMRSSSHGGGRGVDDGRTASHAAVATVRPLPLPPPRPFKDDDLPLSARTTKQLGGNEAFFHGPNRGSLLGLDPHQHNVLDIQGASSSSSSRELRRIGKIRMTWEECVSLWAEEGEVHRGRVRVQASSFLNADELTYFDESMVPCLMESFEDGPLRGYSVDRFVSGQQVKVFGRRKSSSASSPPSSGFNERLQFPSKSPSIRSANTTTTVEFRDPSEYYVECLQQRIMSSLQQHSLPTLFELKRYLQEPPPQDLRFPLRKQVYDDLPPSKDLFFAPSTHPPFLDSRTFLYDVVSPLIRSNNPTILPSSRDSFIPLWDHCINSILSFFCNQDFILIRKPTYTTTTSSTALQDQWPNVTGFVNNYCLWRGEETDQLREGQQDPSSTIVEKLLWTYADLPYILGYYAIGTKVTLCALSRSTQSDQGETRIVRTDLQQLNLTTPTERIKALVPCFRIATLLPLLSKICNNSKGLGIFTYSDFERFDHGNGVVTEMTPNTCTRMFSDKRKWLAAKEVYEILKHRIPHAETLVQCCENDMSLVFKPRGCRTKPSNCEELVEALKCVTKALVALHDLSFMHRDLGWEKVLRRSDSRERESEWFVCGFEEASGAPELNRRVRVGMEGEWAPEMERGLHSVKVDVWGVGWLIRTCGLVVPKMVKELERMCMENNPEHRPTAADCYHHLLQLQSSLSHHQPPPAAAHLM, encoded by the exons ATGGGTGATAAGGGAGACTCATCCAAGAAACAACCACAACAATCTCACCACCCTaaacagcagcagcaacaacagcagcagcagcagattTCATCTTCTCCAAAATCCCTACCACAAGCTTCTGCTGAGGAACCAATATCAGAAACAAGGACAATCCATCACCAACAGCAACAGTCACCAGTTGTTGTTGTGAGTGGAGCAACTCCATTCATCTCATCAAGCCCTCTCTATGTCTCAAGTGGTGCAAGTTCTTCACCCTTTGAgcagcaacaacagcaacaatTTGAGGCACTGAATGTTAAGAGGCCAAGGTACAGTACTGGACAATGGAAGCTTCTTCCATCACCATCCTCACAGCAGCATCAGAAACAGATGGCGGCCATGCTCCCAAGCGAATCAAGCCCTTCACCATCAGCAAATCCACCACAACCCTTACAAACATATGCTGCTGctgcagcagcagcagctgcaTCATCTTCATCAGACACAGCATCATCTCCAAGTCACTCACCTATGCCTTTGCTCTCAGGTGGTTCTGGCCATGAAGGGAGCAAGCCAACATCAGAAGGAGAACAACCACCACAGCAACTTCATCACCAGCAACTAAGAAAAGGGAAGTATGTGAGTCCAGTTTGGAAGCCTAATGAGATGCTATGGCTTGCAAGGGCATGGAAAGCACAGTACCAAGGTGGTGGTTCTGATGGTTCATCTTCAAGAACAGAACAACAGCAAGAATTGGGAGGAATGAGTAGAGGGAAAACTAGGGCTGACAAAGATAGAGAAGTAGCTGAGTTTCTTCAGAGGCATGGGGTCAGCAGAGATGCTAAGACAGCAGGGACCAAATGGGATAACATGTTAGGTGAATTCAGGAAAGTGTATGAATGGGAGAGAGGTGGTGAGAGAGAACAAGTTGGAAAGAGCTACTTTAGGCTCTCACCATATGAGAGGAAGCTTCATAGGTTGCCAGCTTCCTTTGATGAGGAGGTTTTTGAGGAGCTTTCACAGTTCATGGGGTCCAGAATGAGGTCCTCCTCTCATGGTGGCGGCAGAGGTGTAGATGATGGTAGGACAGCATCACATGCTGCTGTTGCTACAGTGAGACCTCTGCCACTGCCTCCACCTAGGCCTTTCAAGGATGATGATCTTCCTCTCTCAG CCAGGACAACAAAGCAATTGGGTGGTAATGAAGCTTTCTTTCATGGTCCCAACAGAGGTAGCTTATTAGGGTTGGACCCTCATCAGCATAATGTATTGGACATTCAAGgtgcttcatcttcttcatcttccaGAGAGCTGAGAAGAATTGGGAAGATAAGGATGACATGGGAAGAATGTGTGAGCCTTTGGGCTGAAGAAGGTGAAGTTCATAGAGGGAGAGTGAGGGTTCAAGCTTCAAGCTTTTTGAATGCTGATGAACTCACTTACTTCGATGAATCCATGGTTCCATGTCTCATGGAGTCCTTCGAAGATGGTCCCCTAAGAGGCTATTCGGTTGATAGATTTGTTTCAGGTCAGCAAGTCAAAGTTTTTGGGAGAAGAAAATCGTCTTCGGCTTCGTCACCTCCTTCTTCTG GTTTTAACGAAAGACTTCAATTTCCATCCAAATCACCTTCCATAAGAt CAGCGAATACTACAACAACAGTAGAGTTTAGGGACCCAAGTGAATACTACGTGGAATGTTTGCAACAGAGAATAATGTCATCACTACAACAACACTCACTTCCAACCTTATTCGAATTGAAACGCTACTTGCAAGAGCCACCTCCACAAGACTTACGCTTCCCACTCCGTAAACAGGTTTACGACGACTTACCACCTTCCAAAGACCTCTTCTTCGCTCCTTCAACTCACCCGCCTTTCTTGGATTCTAGAACCTTCCTCTACGACGTCGTTTCCCCTCTCATCAGATCCAACAACCCTACCATTCTCCCGTCTTCTAGAGACTCGTTCATTCCCCTTTGGGACCATTGCATTAACTCAATTCTTTCCTTCTTCTGCAACCAAGATTTCATTCTAATCAGAAAGCCAACATATACTACTACTACTAGTTCTACTGCGTTGCAAGATCAATGGCCGAACGTTACTGGTTTCGTTAACAACTATTGCTTATGGCGAGGGGAAGAAACTGATCAACTACGAGAGGGACAACAAGATCCGTCTTCCACCATTGTTGAGAAGCTTCTGTGGACCTACGCGGATCTACCTTACATTCTCGGCTACTACGCCATTGGAACCAAGGTAACACTCTGCGCGCTAAGTAGGTCAACGCAATCAGACCAAGGAGAAACGAGAATTGTACGAACGGATCTACAACAACTTAACCTAACTACACCTACAGAACGAATCAAAGCTTTGGTTCCGTGTTTCAGAATCGCTACACTGTTACCGTTACTGAGCAAGATCTGTAACAACAGCAAGGGACTCGGGATCTTCACGTATAGCGATTTCGAGAGATTTGACCACGGAAACGGCGTCGTAACGGAGATGACGCCGAACACGTGCACTAGAATGTTCTCCGATAAGAGAAAATGGCTGGCGGCGAAGGAGGTTTACGAGATCTTGAAACACCGAATCCCTCACGCGGAGACTCTGGTTCAGTGTTGCGAAAACGACATGAGTTTAGTGTTCAAGCCGAGAGGTTGCAGAACGAAGCCTTCAAACTGCGAGGAGTTAGTTGAGGCGTTGAAGTGCGTGACGAAAGCTCTGGTGGCGCTGCACGACTTGTCGTTTATGCATAGGGATTTGGGATGGGAGAAAGTGTTGAGGAGGAGTGATAGTAGGGAGAGGGAGAGTGAGTGGTTTGTGTGTGGGTTTGAGGAGGCGAGTGGGGCTCCGGAGCTGAACAGGCGCGTGAGAGTTGGGATGGAGGGGGAGTGGGCGCCGGAAATGGAGAGAGGTTTGCATTCCGTTAAAGTGGATGTGTGGGGGGTTGGGTGGTTGATAAGGACCTGTGGTTTGGTGGTTCCCAAAATGGTGAAGGAGTTGGAGAGGATGTGTATGGAGAATAATCCCGAGCATCGGCCTACGGCGGCTGACTGTTATCACCACCTGCTTCAGCTTCAgtcttctctctctcaccaccaacCGCCTCCTGCTGCCGCTCATTTGATGTGA